GGAGCATCAGCTTCACTCATCATTTCAGTGTTGTAGAACATAACGACTGGTGTTTGAATTGTTGCGTACCACTGGCCATCTTTGTCCTTGAAGTTAGAATCAAGTTCATTTGCCCAAGATGGGTTTGTTTTCTCATAGCAACCCTGCTTAGCAAGCTCGGTGAACGTTGTTGTAGATCCACCATACATAATGTCAGCTTGTGGGTTGTCTTTCTCGCTCAAAACACGATCAGCAAGACCGCCTTTGAGGTTAATGAATTCAACTGGTACACCAGTTTCAGCCGTAAAGTCATCAGCAACTTCTTGTAAAAGTGCCTCTGGATGAGTTGAATAAATGACGAGCTTGTCTTCGAGCTGCTCGTTGTCAGAGCTGCTGTCGCTCGATTGTCCTGCACATCCAACAAGAGCAAAGCAACAAAGTGCAGCGCTCAATGCAGATGCCATAATTTTCTTAAGAGTCATGTAACCTCCCCCAATTAAAAGTCGATAACACAGCTATTCAAATATTTTTTTAGAATAGCTAACAGATTGAAAAGCCCACCAAAGCGCAGAAGTAGACCTTCCAAATCCCAAATCCTCATTATAGCCAAGTCGACGATTAAGAAATGAATCAGGCCCGTAATGTTTAAAGCTCATGAATAAAAATGTGTGTATCCTTAGCGGCTGCATTTGCTATAATATGTGAGTCTTAAGCGCGCCCGTGGCTCAACGGATAGAGCATCGGACTTCTAATCCGGCGGTTGTAGGTTCGAGTCCTACCGGGCGCACCATGTTAAAGCGATGAAGGGCATCGCTTTTTTTAAACGCTGTAAATCCTCCTGAGAAGCAACTTTTCACTGCACGACGTTACTACGGTTCAAAGGCCAGCAACAACTCCGTTCGCGAAAATCTGAATTCTCAAGACATTATTAGATGCGCTTGTTTATTCGCATCACTTTAGCCCGCTCAAACAAGACCTTTTCACTACTCGTGTTATCGCGAAAATCTGTGCGCGCAATATTGCTTTCGCTTCATTAAGAAACCGATTCGTAACTTAAGTCATTTGGAAAATAGACGCGAAATTATGAACTGTCCTTAGCACCTTTAGGAAATTTAGACGTGCACTCTTTAAATTAAGAAAACCCAAACTCAGCAGGAAAGGCAGAAGCATACGAAAAAAGGTCAATGGATTTACGATAGCATATGCTTCAGGCTTGATAAATCAGACTCACACAGCAGTGCTATCAGGGAAAACAGTTCATTATGAGGTCTCCCTGTCTGAATACCGAACAAAACATGAATTCAGAATTCCTGTTGTTGGCAAGAATGGCCGCACAAAAAAAGTATTAGCAGTTTATCAAATTGATAAAGGCTCTATGATTCAAGGAATGATAGCTAACTTCCCAGAGAGTAAAAGAAAATGGAGATAGATGAGAACAACCGAGTGAATTCGCTGATTGAACGCGGAGGTTTACCTGAGGGAACAATTCGAGTCGTAGCAAGCATATATGGGAGAATGCCCCAGATGCGAAGTCAAGTTATGAGACGAAGACGACTGCCCAATCAATGTGATTGCATATAACTTTAACGAATTGAAAAAACTCGACTAAAAGAAAAATGTCCAGGGTTACACAAGGTTTCCCTGGGCATTTGTTTTTATTCATACTTTATGCGTGAGCTGATGCTTTTTTGTCGGCGGCTTGATTGTTTGTGTTTTCTTCCTCAGCTCCTTCCTGTTTAGCATCGGAAGTTTTCCCCGCTGTAGCTGCAAGGATGTTTGCATAAACAGCTCCAGAGATGTTGTGCCAAACACTAAACACGGTGCCGGGAACAGCTGCGAGAGGCATTGATGCAAAGTGAGTCAAAGCTAGAGAAGTTGCAAGCCCAGAGTTCTGCATGCCAACCTCGATTGACAGTGTGCGCACTTGTGCCTTTGAAAGATGAAGTGCGCGACCAACACCATAACCAAGTGCATATCCAAGTACATTGTGGAGCATAACAACTGCAATAATCAAAAGTCCGCTTGTCATTATTTTTGCTGCATTAGCCGAGACAACAGCCATGATAATCAACGATATTGCGATTACAGAGATGAGTGGGAGGACCTTTCCGAACACTTCTGAAACTTTTGGAGCAACTGCGTTAATTAAAAACCCTAAAACTATTGGCACAAGAACAACTTGAACGATTGACATGAGCATACTCACATAGCTAACGTTAATTGTTTGACCTGCAAGCAGAAGAACAAGAGCTGGGGTCACAACTGGAGCCATGATTGTGGTGCAGGCGGTCATGCCGACCGACAGCGCAACATCGCCTTTTGACAGATAGGTCATGACGTTAGACGATGTTCCACCAGGACAACAACCAACAAGGATTACGCCGACTGCAAGTTCGGTTGGCAACTGGAATATGAGACATAAAACCCATGCCAGAAAAGGCATGATGATGAATTGCGAGAAAATGCCAGTGATGACAGCCTTTGGCTTTATGAATACAACTTTAAAATCGGAAAGTTTGAGCGTCATGCCCATTCCAAACATAACGATGCCTAGCAACGGATTGACCCAACTTGTGGGTAGAATAGTGTGGGTAGGTCCTGGAATAATTAGAGCAATGACTGTGACCGCCAACGCGATGAATGCCATGTACTTTCCTGCGAAATCACTTATTTTTTCAAGTGTTTTCATTTCTAACTTCCTTTCCTAATCACACTTTCGTCAAACCGAACATCCCAAGCAAAGTGGGTCGCGCAGAAATGTGGCAGAAAAGTCAGTCTAGTGCGTGCTGTATTGCTTTGGAATGCGCGACATCGACGCGCATGCCCTTTGCATGCAATGCGTAGTATATCGCTGCAAAAATGCCACACATCAAGCACAAGTGTCCTGTTTTCAAAAATTTAACATAATCAAAATAATTCGTTGCAAATGCGTTTTTTGGGCGGAAATTGGGAAGAACCAAGATAAACAAAAAAAACGAGGTGGGCTTTGGAATCGTTAAACTTTTCGTTATGCCAAGTTTTCACTGGTGTCAGACATCACTGCCTCGTCTCTACAACGTAGGAAGACAAACATAAAAAACGGATTAAAGGAATTAAAATTGAGATTGGCAGAAAGTTTGCGAAAGGGATAACAGGATGAATGTGACACATGATGAACAGCTGGTGTTCACTCACAGTGAC
This portion of the Phoenicibacter congonensis genome encodes:
- a CDS encoding bile acid:sodium symporter family protein — its product is MKTLEKISDFAGKYMAFIALAVTVIALIIPGPTHTILPTSWVNPLLGIVMFGMGMTLKLSDFKVVFIKPKAVITGIFSQFIIMPFLAWVLCLIFQLPTELAVGVILVGCCPGGTSSNVMTYLSKGDVALSVGMTACTTIMAPVVTPALVLLLAGQTINVSYVSMLMSIVQVVLVPIVLGFLINAVAPKVSEVFGKVLPLISVIAISLIIMAVVSANAAKIMTSGLLIIAVVMLHNVLGYALGYGVGRALHLSKAQVRTLSIEVGMQNSGLATSLALTHFASMPLAAVPGTVFSVWHNISGAVYANILAATAGKTSDAKQEGAEEENTNNQAADKKASAHA